One region of Dehalococcoidia bacterium genomic DNA includes:
- a CDS encoding indolepyruvate oxidoreductase subunit beta: MKRLSKDPINLVVAGVGGQGNVMVSLVIGNALVHDGYFVTIGETYGSSQRGGSVMSHLKISTEKQFSPLIPEGQADVVLGMEPVETLRVLKSFGNQNVVTVVNPRPIHAVDFTGSGGGYPDMKSLLGQIKSMSTKTYVVNATEEALKMGNAMLANMILIGALLKNGLIPLSEDSLLPVIKGMFPKAVADNTKALKAGIDLVSILS; the protein is encoded by the coding sequence ATGAAGAGACTCTCAAAAGATCCCATTAATCTGGTTGTGGCGGGTGTTGGCGGCCAGGGCAATGTTATGGTCTCGCTGGTGATAGGCAACGCGCTGGTACATGACGGATATTTCGTTACCATAGGTGAAACTTACGGCTCATCGCAGCGCGGTGGCTCCGTCATGAGCCATCTTAAAATCTCAACGGAGAAGCAGTTCAGCCCGCTTATCCCTGAAGGGCAGGCTGATGTTGTGCTGGGGATGGAGCCCGTAGAAACGCTGCGGGTGCTGAAATCCTTTGGCAATCAAAATGTGGTCACCGTGGTCAATCCGCGGCCGATCCACGCAGTGGATTTCACCGGCTCGGGAGGTGGATACCCGGATATGAAATCACTGCTGGGGCAGATAAAGAGCATGTCTACCAAAACATATGTTGTTAACGCCACGGAAGAGGCGCTGAAAATGGGCAACGCCATGCTGGCTAATATGATACTCATAGGCGCCCTGCTAAAAAACGGCCTGATACCTCTGTCCGAGGATTCCCTCCTGCCGGTGATCAAGGGCATGTTCCCTAAAGCCGTGGCAGACAATACAAAGGCACTTAAGGCGGGCATCGATCTGGTCAGTATCCTGAGCTAA
- a CDS encoding thiamine pyrophosphate-dependent enzyme — translation MPNIDVDAPGSNQLFIGNEAMARGALEAGIGFASAYPGTPSSEILGSLAEVARKRDIYVEWSVNEKVAMEEGAAASFAGIRALVAMKMNGLNTVIDFLSTITLSGIGKKGLVLMVGDDPSAHSSSNETDSRPVSKWLDIPLVEPGDFQEAKDMMPFLYGISEEFGTICMMRSVTRIAHARGNIRLGEIPKVAQKARFESYFDPAAPMPTSIMCVPVAFRHMFQHMRIDKIREKFEATTFNKYVGPEKPDLLVITSGSGWLYSQDAVNALKAENRVGILKLGTLWPLPEKLVKSCLSRADKVIFIEETDPFLEGVVMEYAAGFSAESKRNMFYGKQTRHLNSTGELTPDAVIKAITSVLDIKYAPRDEEYMKKVTAVPQDHVMDRLLTFCPGCPHRASFWAIKNALAMDGRNGFVTGDIGCYTMALGPAGFFQTRTHQCMGAGAGLANGFGQLHRFGFDQPVVSVVGDSTFYHSIIPALVNGVHNHANFTLVILDNGATAMTGFQPHPGTEFTAMGEPAAHISMEDICRAIGARVEVCDPFDLKNTTRTILDLVEQNQGTRVAIMRRTCELVRQKKDKKPYKMRIDPEKCLGEDCGCNRLCTRVFRCPGLIWDPVLGKTRIDEVICNECGVCADICPEGAITKEAVA, via the coding sequence ATGCCGAATATAGATGTCGATGCCCCGGGCAGTAACCAGTTATTTATAGGCAATGAGGCCATGGCGCGGGGAGCACTGGAAGCGGGAATCGGCTTTGCATCAGCTTATCCCGGGACTCCTTCATCGGAGATCCTCGGCAGCCTGGCTGAGGTGGCCAGGAAACGTGATATCTACGTGGAATGGTCGGTAAATGAGAAAGTTGCCATGGAAGAGGGGGCTGCCGCATCCTTTGCCGGCATCAGAGCGCTGGTGGCCATGAAAATGAACGGCCTTAATACCGTGATTGATTTCCTGTCAACGATTACTCTCAGCGGCATAGGTAAAAAAGGCCTTGTCCTGATGGTGGGCGATGATCCCTCCGCCCATTCCAGCTCGAATGAGACGGATTCACGTCCTGTTTCCAAATGGCTGGACATACCGCTGGTTGAGCCCGGCGATTTTCAGGAAGCGAAGGACATGATGCCGTTCCTGTATGGAATAAGCGAGGAATTTGGCACGATTTGCATGATGCGCAGTGTGACCAGAATCGCGCATGCCAGGGGCAATATCAGGCTGGGTGAAATTCCAAAAGTCGCACAAAAGGCGCGCTTTGAAAGCTACTTCGATCCGGCGGCGCCGATGCCCACCTCCATCATGTGCGTTCCGGTTGCTTTCCGGCATATGTTCCAGCATATGCGGATAGATAAAATCAGGGAGAAATTCGAGGCCACCACGTTCAACAAATATGTCGGCCCCGAAAAACCCGACCTATTGGTCATCACCTCCGGTTCCGGCTGGCTTTATTCTCAGGATGCGGTCAATGCGCTTAAGGCTGAAAACAGGGTCGGCATATTGAAATTGGGCACACTGTGGCCGCTGCCCGAGAAGCTGGTGAAGTCCTGCTTGTCCAGGGCGGACAAAGTCATCTTCATCGAGGAAACCGATCCATTCCTGGAGGGTGTTGTGATGGAGTATGCCGCCGGTTTCTCTGCCGAGAGCAAGCGCAACATGTTCTACGGTAAGCAGACCCGCCACCTCAACTCCACTGGCGAGCTTACACCGGACGCGGTGATCAAGGCCATAACCTCTGTGCTGGATATCAAGTATGCGCCAAGGGATGAGGAATATATGAAGAAGGTTACAGCCGTCCCTCAGGACCACGTTATGGACAGGCTGCTAACCTTCTGCCCCGGCTGTCCTCACCGCGCTTCCTTCTGGGCTATCAAGAACGCGCTGGCCATGGACGGTCGCAACGGCTTTGTCACAGGCGATATAGGCTGTTATACCATGGCTCTGGGCCCCGCGGGATTCTTTCAAACCAGGACGCACCAGTGCATGGGCGCTGGAGCCGGGCTGGCCAACGGCTTCGGCCAGTTGCACCGCTTCGGCTTCGACCAGCCGGTAGTTTCAGTGGTGGGCGACTCCACTTTCTATCATTCCATCATCCCCGCACTGGTAAATGGAGTGCATAACCATGCCAATTTCACACTGGTCATACTGGATAACGGGGCGACGGCCATGACAGGTTTTCAGCCGCACCCTGGTACCGAGTTTACCGCAATGGGTGAGCCTGCTGCACACATCAGTATGGAGGATATATGCCGGGCCATCGGCGCACGGGTGGAGGTGTGCGACCCCTTTGATTTGAAAAATACCACACGCACAATACTTGACCTGGTGGAGCAAAACCAGGGTACGAGGGTCGCCATTATGCGCCGCACGTGTGAACTCGTCAGACAGAAGAAGGATAAGAAACCTTACAAGATGCGGATTGATCCTGAGAAGTGCCTGGGCGAGGATTGCGGATGCAACAGGCTGTGTACCCGCGTCTTCCGCTGCCCGGGATTGATCTGGGACCCCGTGCTCGGCAAAACCAGGATCGACGAGGTGATTTGTAACGAGTGTGGTGTCTGCGCCGACATATGTCCCGAAGGCGCCATAACCAAGGAGGCTGTAGCATGA
- a CDS encoding thiamine pyrophosphate-dependent enzyme has translation MSEVEMDDYDNVIFTRPDIMVDRPTHFCPGCGHGIIQRLVGEALQELDLVERAICIGSIGCTVTAYEYFKVDGMEAPHGRAPCVATAIKRCRPDLVPFAIQGDGDLASIGAGEIVHAAARGEKITIIFANNATYGMTGGQLAPTTLMGMYTASTPGGRTAEQSGWPIRMSEMLATLDGPAYIARVAVNNPANVRKAKKAVELAFRTQLAGLGFAMVEILSMCPINWRVDPVKAPQWMTDNMIPQFPLGEFKVLPGVAELKKGDGS, from the coding sequence ATGAGTGAAGTTGAAATGGATGATTACGATAACGTGATCTTTACCCGGCCGGACATCATGGTCGACCGTCCCACGCACTTCTGTCCGGGATGCGGCCACGGTATTATTCAGCGGCTGGTCGGAGAAGCCCTGCAGGAGCTGGACCTTGTGGAGCGGGCTATATGCATAGGTTCTATCGGGTGCACGGTGACTGCCTATGAGTATTTTAAAGTCGACGGCATGGAGGCGCCCCACGGGCGTGCGCCGTGTGTAGCCACAGCCATCAAGCGATGCAGGCCGGACCTGGTGCCCTTTGCCATACAGGGAGATGGCGACCTGGCCTCCATCGGCGCCGGCGAGATAGTACACGCGGCCGCCAGGGGAGAGAAGATCACCATCATTTTCGCCAATAATGCTACTTATGGCATGACCGGAGGGCAACTCGCTCCCACCACACTGATGGGCATGTATACGGCGTCCACACCGGGCGGCCGCACCGCCGAGCAGTCGGGCTGGCCCATCAGGATGAGTGAAATGCTTGCCACGCTGGACGGCCCCGCCTATATCGCCAGGGTGGCCGTGAACAATCCGGCCAACGTACGCAAGGCCAAGAAGGCCGTTGAGCTGGCTTTTCGCACGCAGCTCGCCGGCTTGGGCTTCGCCATGGTTGAGATACTCTCTATGTGCCCCATCAACTGGAGAGTGGATCCGGTGAAAGCGCCCCAGTGGATGACAGACAACATGATACCTCAGTTTCCCCTGGGTGAATTCAAGGTGTTACCCGGGGTTGCCGAGCTCAAGAAGGGGGACGGGAGTTGA
- a CDS encoding cation diffusion facilitator family transporter, whose protein sequence is MEIQKQKTSVALLSVASNCMLVILKLITGLLTGSISILSEAAHSSMDLIASVIAFFAVRISARRPDAEHPFGHGKVEDISALAEALLIVIAAVWIVVEAVNKIIAPQRLETIDWGIAVMLLSVVANIIVSQLLFTVGKRADSPALIADAWHLRTDVWTSAGVLTGLAVIWVGARLWPNINLTWIDPVAAILVATLILRAAFNLTLGATKDLIDTSPPAHELYWLSSYLQSWYPTARSIHRIRTRKSGAARFIDLHIVVDPAMTVSDSHEITEKMTAAVRGKLSGADLTVHIEPCDGLCKKACASGCMLPSEERTAIQQSAAAAAKKTRQTI, encoded by the coding sequence ATGGAAATTCAGAAACAGAAGACTTCTGTAGCGCTGCTGTCGGTGGCTTCTAACTGCATGCTGGTTATTCTGAAGCTGATAACCGGCTTACTTACAGGGTCCATCTCGATACTGTCCGAGGCGGCGCATTCCTCCATGGACCTGATCGCCTCGGTCATAGCTTTCTTTGCCGTGCGAATCTCAGCCAGGCGTCCGGATGCGGAGCACCCCTTCGGCCACGGCAAGGTCGAGGACATCTCCGCACTGGCCGAGGCGCTGCTGATCGTCATAGCCGCCGTTTGGATCGTCGTTGAGGCGGTCAACAAGATCATCGCCCCCCAGCGGCTGGAAACGATCGACTGGGGCATCGCTGTGATGCTGCTGTCTGTGGTGGCCAATATAATCGTATCGCAGCTACTTTTTACCGTGGGTAAAAGGGCAGATTCGCCTGCCCTTATCGCAGATGCCTGGCACCTCCGCACCGACGTCTGGACTTCTGCAGGGGTGCTGACAGGCCTGGCGGTCATCTGGGTGGGCGCCAGATTGTGGCCTAATATAAATTTGACCTGGATCGATCCTGTGGCGGCCATTTTAGTGGCCACGCTGATCCTGCGGGCAGCCTTCAACCTGACCCTGGGAGCAACCAAAGACCTTATCGACACCAGCCCGCCGGCCCATGAACTGTACTGGCTGTCGAGCTATCTACAGAGCTGGTATCCCACTGCAAGGTCCATCCACCGCATCCGCACCAGGAAATCCGGCGCCGCGCGCTTTATAGACCTTCATATCGTGGTGGACCCCGCCATGACGGTCAGCGATTCCCATGAAATCACCGAGAAGATGACCGCGGCAGTGAGGGGTAAACTGAGCGGGGCAGACCTGACGGTGCATATTGAACCCTGCGACGGCCTGTGTAAAAAAGCCTGCGCCAGCGGTTGTATGCTGCCATCAGAGGAGAGAACAGCTATACAGCAATCGGCGGCGGCCGCTGCGAAGAAGACCAGGCAGACGATCTGA
- a CDS encoding iron-containing alcohol dehydrogenase, with the protein MAISKFHMPIRFIMGQGSFAQLGKETARLGKSALLVTGSRSMRSTGVLEKATGDLAANGVTSVIFDKVEPNPRTSTIDTAARTARDKRVEMVIALGGGSVMDASKCIALAAAGGEPIFSYYEGKANSKIKALPIIAVPTVAASGSEANNGAVITNWETHEKVVLMHPSTYPAVSIVDPALTLTVPAKTTAQGGIDIFCHLVEAYITAHECTLINDGLRESSMRTVVEALPDVLARLDDIEGRSRLTWASTIACSQFSSLGGGTGLMTLHGLEHPLSAIYDLAHGDGLAALLIEWMKFTLPARRERVEKLGQNVFGASDGIVATQNWLHTVGMDHRLRALGVKEADFEALADNALRTAPWVKFHPIPLDKASIISIYKKSF; encoded by the coding sequence ATGGCAATAAGCAAATTCCATATGCCGATCCGTTTTATCATGGGCCAGGGCAGCTTTGCACAGCTTGGCAAGGAGACGGCCCGCTTGGGCAAGTCCGCCTTATTGGTCACAGGATCACGCAGCATGCGCTCAACGGGCGTGCTGGAGAAAGCGACCGGGGACCTTGCGGCCAACGGTGTCACGTCAGTTATTTTCGATAAAGTGGAGCCCAATCCTCGCACATCCACGATCGACACTGCTGCCAGGACTGCGCGGGACAAGAGGGTCGAGATGGTCATTGCGCTGGGCGGAGGCAGCGTGATGGACGCCTCCAAATGCATCGCCCTGGCCGCAGCGGGAGGAGAGCCTATTTTCTCCTACTACGAAGGTAAAGCCAACAGCAAGATAAAGGCTCTTCCTATCATAGCCGTACCCACAGTGGCGGCCAGCGGGTCCGAAGCCAACAACGGGGCGGTCATTACGAACTGGGAGACGCATGAAAAAGTGGTCCTCATGCATCCCTCCACTTATCCGGCCGTATCCATCGTCGATCCCGCCCTGACCTTAACCGTCCCGGCCAAAACGACGGCCCAGGGCGGTATTGACATCTTCTGCCACCTGGTCGAAGCATATATCACGGCACATGAATGCACGCTGATCAATGACGGGCTGCGCGAATCGTCCATGCGCACGGTGGTCGAAGCGCTTCCTGATGTACTGGCCAGGCTGGATGATATAGAGGGACGTTCCAGATTAACCTGGGCCAGCACCATAGCCTGCTCGCAATTCTCCAGCCTTGGGGGTGGTACAGGCTTAATGACGCTGCACGGGCTGGAGCATCCTCTGAGCGCAATCTACGATTTGGCCCATGGCGACGGTCTGGCGGCGCTGCTTATCGAATGGATGAAGTTCACCCTTCCAGCCCGCCGGGAACGCGTCGAAAAGCTCGGGCAGAACGTATTCGGGGCAAGCGACGGCATAGTAGCGACGCAGAACTGGCTGCATACAGTCGGCATGGACCACAGGTTGCGCGCCCTCGGTGTTAAGGAAGCTGATTTCGAGGCACTGGCCGACAACGCACTCAGGACGGCGCCCTGGGTCAAGTTCCACCCCATCCCGCTGGACAAGGCGTCCATAATCTCAATATACAAGAAATCTTTCTAA
- a CDS encoding Crp/Fnr family transcriptional regulator, with translation MNITIENISRLSYFNGVENDRLAGLPSLFNSKSFIKGQTIVSEGDKQENLHFVNTGVVKIYKTSSEGKEQIIKIVRPGESFNDTAVFGGSFCPYSAQALGNTTIIYWIHKNDLLPVMEKNWRIVRNALEILSEQARLLLTLVEDLSFKNVTGRVAKILLQNAAPGPEGYQRLTQYEMAAMAGTAREVVGRSLKNLEDSGAISLERHRIVIKDRSYLDRLAGLN, from the coding sequence ATGAATATAACGATTGAGAATATAAGCCGGCTGAGTTATTTTAACGGTGTTGAAAACGACAGGTTGGCGGGTTTGCCGTCCCTGTTTAACAGCAAGTCTTTCATTAAAGGGCAGACCATCGTATCCGAGGGGGATAAACAGGAGAACCTGCATTTCGTTAATACGGGCGTGGTAAAAATATACAAGACCTCGTCCGAGGGCAAAGAGCAGATTATTAAGATAGTCCGGCCGGGCGAGTCGTTCAACGACACGGCGGTTTTCGGGGGCAGCTTTTGTCCTTACAGCGCACAGGCTCTGGGCAATACCACCATAATATACTGGATCCATAAAAATGACCTGTTGCCCGTCATGGAGAAGAACTGGCGCATAGTGCGCAATGCCCTCGAGATCCTATCGGAGCAGGCGCGTTTGCTTTTAACACTGGTGGAAGACCTGTCCTTCAAAAACGTCACCGGTCGCGTGGCTAAAATACTATTGCAGAATGCCGCCCCCGGTCCTGAAGGCTATCAAAGGTTGACTCAATACGAGATGGCGGCCATGGCGGGGACCGCCAGGGAAGTTGTGGGCAGGTCTCTCAAGAATTTGGAGGACAGCGGCGCCATCAGCCTGGAAAGGCACCGCATTGTCATCAAAGACCGGAGCTACCTGGACAGGCTGGCAGGATTGAACTGA
- the recN gene encoding DNA repair protein RecN, giving the protein MLGELHIRNFAVIRDISIRFVPGLNVISGDEGTGKSLLVDALSLMMGARAPSGLIRSGSRAAHVETIFWPSEVTIGLIRGILEESGIEPEANGMLLISRDFQDGGRSIARVNNRAVPLSLLRQIGRHLVDIHGQMEYLSLLDSANQLMLVDKYGELEGRRKEVRRTIEELRAKEKILGALEHREKDGYIDLLQYQIDEIDAAALDGIDEESMLRERDIYRRAGAISGGCLDAYATLYGEDRSVSVLMHKVLTCLRGISSADSRLAEFSEGLEGGLAAIEETARELRSYAENVENCQEKLEEIENKIEMLSALKRKYGSSIDAVKAFRDKAVSELLALRNGKETRARLEAERAELKAEAGRKAEELSLARRSAAEKLVRLVNSELADLGLEWARFDIALSRREDAQGLSAAGGKAYAYTGDGIDRLEFQVATNPGEPIRPMSAIASGGETSRIVLAVKSALKIADPIPTLVFDEIDMGVGGRNADSVGRKLGSLAGFHQVLCITHLPQIACFGDIHFKLNKVIEGGRASSTVETIEGQDRIRELAVMLGSERNGGVMMKGAEALIKNAEKWKSGARELVVA; this is encoded by the coding sequence ATGTTAGGGGAATTGCATATCAGGAATTTCGCTGTCATACGGGATATCTCTATACGTTTCGTACCTGGTTTGAACGTGATAAGCGGGGATGAGGGCACGGGCAAATCGCTGCTGGTAGATGCTTTAAGCTTGATGATGGGCGCCAGGGCGCCATCCGGTTTGATCCGAAGCGGTAGCAGGGCTGCGCACGTAGAGACTATATTTTGGCCGTCCGAGGTCACGATCGGCCTGATCAGGGGGATACTTGAGGAGAGCGGCATCGAGCCCGAGGCCAACGGGATGCTGCTGATATCGCGCGATTTTCAGGATGGCGGCCGGAGCATCGCCAGGGTCAACAACCGGGCGGTGCCTCTCTCGCTGCTGAGGCAAATCGGACGACACCTGGTGGACATTCACGGCCAGATGGAATATCTGTCCCTGCTGGATAGCGCCAATCAGCTGATGCTGGTCGATAAGTACGGCGAACTGGAAGGCAGGCGTAAAGAGGTCAGGAGAACCATCGAGGAATTGCGGGCAAAAGAGAAAATCCTTGGCGCTTTGGAGCACAGGGAAAAGGACGGATACATCGATCTTCTCCAGTATCAGATCGATGAGATAGACGCTGCCGCGCTGGACGGTATAGATGAGGAATCCATGCTCAGGGAAAGGGATATTTATCGCAGGGCCGGCGCCATCAGCGGGGGATGCCTTGACGCCTATGCGACCCTCTACGGCGAGGACCGGTCTGTGTCGGTGCTCATGCACAAAGTGCTGACCTGTTTGAGGGGCATCAGCTCCGCCGATTCACGCCTGGCGGAGTTTTCGGAAGGGCTGGAGGGTGGATTGGCTGCCATCGAGGAGACGGCTCGGGAATTGAGGTCTTATGCTGAAAACGTGGAGAATTGTCAGGAAAAGCTGGAGGAGATCGAAAATAAAATCGAGATGCTTTCTGCGCTGAAACGTAAATACGGCAGCAGCATCGACGCGGTAAAGGCTTTCAGGGATAAGGCTGTATCCGAGCTGCTGGCATTGCGTAACGGCAAAGAGACGAGGGCAAGGTTGGAGGCCGAAAGGGCGGAGCTCAAGGCCGAAGCCGGCAGGAAAGCTGAAGAACTCTCTCTGGCCAGGCGCAGTGCCGCGGAGAAGCTGGTCAGGCTGGTCAACAGCGAACTGGCCGATCTCGGCCTGGAATGGGCCAGGTTCGATATCGCGCTTTCGCGCAGGGAGGATGCTCAGGGGCTTTCTGCGGCAGGCGGCAAAGCATATGCCTACACGGGGGACGGTATCGACCGGCTGGAGTTTCAGGTGGCCACCAATCCCGGTGAACCCATCAGGCCCATGTCAGCCATCGCTTCGGGAGGCGAGACCTCACGCATAGTGCTGGCTGTGAAGAGCGCGCTCAAGATTGCAGATCCCATTCCCACGCTCGTCTTCGATGAGATAGACATGGGAGTGGGCGGCAGGAACGCAGACTCCGTCGGCCGCAAGCTGGGCAGCCTGGCAGGCTTCCATCAGGTGCTGTGTATAACACACCTGCCGCAGATCGCCTGTTTCGGCGACATTCATTTCAAATTGAATAAGGTCATCGAGGGCGGAAGGGCGTCGAGCACGGTTGAGACGATCGAAGGACAGGACCGCATCAGGGAACTGGCCGTCATGCTCGGTTCCGAGAGAAATGGTGGAGTCATGATGAAGGGCGCCGAGGCCTTGATCAAAAACGCCGAGAAATGGAAAAGCGGGGCAAGAGAGCTGGTGGTGGCGTGA
- a CDS encoding Coenzyme F420 hydrogenase/dehydrogenase, beta subunit C-terminal domain, with amino-acid sequence MVAKTKGIGDLFKEVIDKGLCAVCGACVGDCPYVVFYRGKIRMLDLCNRTEGHCYEYCPRTFTDLDAISDNIHGMPYSGDEIGTVRKVLMARAGDSKTRAKAQYGGTVSVLLSLALDNGSIDAAILSKNTDDKLPAGFVARSSAQVLEGAGSNYMAYPALETLNRMPGDSKERLGIVVTPCQAIALAKMKVSPPSQRVSMENVRLTIGLFCTWALAYDRFYEFIKNNVSIAKIKKFDIPPPPANRFDFYIGKEVKSFSLDKIRKYRMSTCAYCLDMTAEFTDISVGSVEGIEGWNTVIVRTQRGMDLVVDAQKKGKLETKELPAQNLMHLKEAALIKKARAVQAIVEKTGDRNDLIYLGISDKLKEKLLAHRVTPQGGH; translated from the coding sequence ATGGTCGCTAAAACAAAGGGAATCGGGGACCTTTTCAAGGAAGTAATCGATAAGGGGCTCTGTGCTGTGTGTGGGGCTTGTGTGGGGGACTGCCCTTACGTGGTTTTTTATCGGGGGAAGATACGCATGCTGGACTTATGCAACCGGACAGAAGGGCATTGCTACGAGTATTGTCCCCGAACTTTTACCGACCTGGACGCCATCAGCGACAATATACACGGCATGCCATACAGCGGCGATGAGATCGGAACTGTCAGGAAAGTCCTTATGGCCAGGGCCGGCGATAGCAAAACCAGGGCGAAAGCTCAGTACGGCGGCACCGTTAGCGTGCTGCTGTCTCTGGCATTGGATAATGGCTCAATCGACGCAGCCATCCTGTCCAAAAACACCGACGACAAGCTGCCCGCCGGATTCGTAGCCCGATCGTCCGCGCAGGTGCTGGAGGGAGCGGGGTCCAATTACATGGCCTACCCTGCCCTGGAAACTCTCAACAGGATGCCCGGGGACAGTAAAGAGAGGCTCGGCATCGTGGTTACGCCCTGCCAGGCCATCGCTCTGGCTAAAATGAAGGTAAGCCCGCCGTCCCAGCGTGTCAGCATGGAAAATGTGAGATTGACTATCGGCCTTTTCTGCACCTGGGCACTGGCCTACGACAGGTTTTACGAGTTCATCAAGAACAACGTTTCAATCGCTAAGATCAAGAAGTTCGACATCCCGCCGCCCCCTGCCAACAGGTTCGATTTTTACATAGGCAAAGAGGTCAAGTCCTTCTCGCTGGATAAGATCAGAAAGTATAGAATGTCCACCTGCGCATATTGCCTGGATATGACGGCCGAGTTCACAGATATATCTGTCGGCTCGGTTGAAGGGATCGAAGGCTGGAATACCGTGATCGTACGAACACAGCGGGGCATGGACTTGGTCGTGGATGCTCAAAAGAAAGGAAAGCTCGAGACAAAGGAATTGCCTGCGCAAAACCTGATGCACCTGAAAGAAGCCGCCTTAATTAAAAAGGCGCGGGCCGTACAGGCCATAGTCGAGAAAACGGGCGATAGAAACGACCTGATATACCTCGGTATATCCGATAAACTAAAGGAGAAACTGCTCGCCCACCGGGTAACACCGCAAGGAGGACATTAG
- the vorB gene encoding 3-methyl-2-oxobutanoate dehydrogenase subunit VorB produces MPERTLMGGNIAVAEGAILAGCQAYFGYPITPQNDLLEHMARHMPEEGRVFLQTESELAAINMVYGAAAVGFRAMTSTSSPGFSLQQEGISYMSGAEMPAVIINIMRAGPGLGNIGGAQGDYMQCTRGGGHGDYYLINLAPSTVQEMMDLTMLAFELADKYRNPTLVIADGFLGQAMEPVVIRERVKKFPEKKWAITGAKGRPKNRINSFEMNPIDHPRRIKLLLDKFEKMRINEVRYEALNTEDADIIVVAYGSAARSAISAMKMARSKKLRVGLIRPITVFPFPYQPLADLAEKGCKFVVAEMSGGQMLEDVRIAVGNQNEIKLVNTYGGVPLEADPIFEAIDLLM; encoded by the coding sequence ATGCCCGAAAGGACCCTCATGGGGGGTAATATTGCCGTAGCAGAAGGCGCCATACTCGCCGGGTGCCAGGCTTATTTTGGTTACCCCATCACACCGCAGAACGACCTGCTCGAACACATGGCTCGCCATATGCCTGAGGAGGGCAGGGTATTTCTGCAGACCGAGAGCGAGCTGGCCGCCATCAATATGGTTTACGGCGCCGCGGCCGTAGGCTTCCGCGCCATGACCTCCACTTCCAGCCCCGGTTTCAGCCTTCAGCAGGAGGGCATCTCCTACATGTCGGGCGCCGAGATGCCGGCTGTTATAATAAACATAATGCGGGCCGGGCCTGGACTGGGCAACATCGGGGGAGCACAGGGCGACTACATGCAATGCACGCGGGGTGGCGGGCACGGCGACTACTATCTGATTAATCTGGCGCCGTCTACCGTTCAGGAAATGATGGACCTGACCATGCTGGCCTTCGAGCTGGCGGATAAATACCGTAATCCGACGCTGGTTATTGCCGACGGTTTTCTGGGACAGGCCATGGAGCCCGTAGTCATACGTGAGCGGGTGAAGAAATTTCCGGAAAAGAAGTGGGCTATAACGGGCGCCAAAGGGAGGCCCAAGAACCGTATCAACTCCTTTGAGATGAATCCCATCGATCATCCCAGACGGATCAAGCTGTTGCTGGATAAATTCGAGAAGATGCGTATCAACGAGGTACGTTACGAGGCCCTCAATACTGAGGATGCGGATATCATAGTGGTCGCTTACGGCAGCGCAGCCAGGTCCGCCATCAGCGCCATGAAGATGGCCCGCAGTAAGAAACTCCGCGTGGGCCTCATCCGTCCCATCACGGTGTTTCCCTTCCCCTATCAGCCGTTGGCCGACCTTGCTGAAAAGGGCTGCAAGTTCGTAGTGGCCGAGATGAGTGGGGGGCAGATGCTGGAGGATGTCAGGATTGCGGTGGGAAACCAGAATGAGATAAAGCTGGTGAATACATACGGCGGTGTTCCGTTGGAGGCCGATCCCATATTTGAGGCCATCGATTTATTGATGTAG
- a CDS encoding 2-oxoacid:acceptor oxidoreductase family protein gives MNWEITISGFGGQGLLFIGRLLMESAFKAGLETTWLPYYSGEKRGGMCSCFVNISDERIGSIFITHPDIAVAMNPAAMKMLEPTVKTGGLLVVNTSLIKTKSKRHDIKVVYVPTVETAKELGDESVGNLIALGTVIANTDVATTSSIIKVLNQMLSKDKRQLELNKAALLKGCEYS, from the coding sequence TTGAACTGGGAGATAACCATCTCGGGGTTCGGCGGACAGGGCCTGCTCTTCATCGGCAGGCTGCTGATGGAATCAGCTTTCAAAGCAGGCCTGGAGACCACCTGGTTGCCCTATTACAGCGGTGAAAAGAGGGGTGGGATGTGCTCCTGCTTCGTGAATATCTCGGACGAAAGGATCGGCTCCATTTTTATCACACATCCAGATATCGCTGTGGCCATGAACCCGGCCGCCATGAAGATGCTTGAGCCCACGGTCAAGACCGGCGGGCTGCTGGTGGTTAACACCTCACTGATCAAAACGAAGTCCAAGCGACACGATATCAAGGTCGTCTATGTGCCGACCGTCGAGACTGCTAAAGAGCTCGGCGACGAGTCGGTCGGCAACCTGATCGCGCTGGGCACCGTCATCGCCAATACGGATGTAGCCACCACATCGAGTATCATCAAGGTGCTCAACCAGATGCTCTCCAAAGACAAACGGCAGCTCGAACTGAACAAGGCTGCCCTGCTCAAAGGCTGCGAATACAGCTAA